One stretch of Paenibacillus sp. FSL R5-0341 DNA includes these proteins:
- a CDS encoding AraC family transcriptional regulator yields MTSYNISLKTLVWKGVFMERSPVRTTIQAESGIPFRLVYSDTKSPQNELPDHLHDWHEIIYVYRGQGSIFIDTGLEDMQEGDLFIIPGSTVHRALPDAGNPVTSSALFFSPGLLASTAGGAASSLLSLFERCRRQRVYKRHLDTEEQSQVAALIDDIQTEFQLGHHLSAHAALLRLQLLLIFLERLEASGPANPSKSTPGPSWLSSTISHIDDNLRNGLSLPELAQYASVSPAHFSRAFKRYTGMTLTDYALARRVIMAKEHLVQGDETMAAVADACGFDSLPHFYRQFKKLTGTTPAAYRRTMNSSR; encoded by the coding sequence ATGACTAGCTATAACATCTCGTTGAAGACGCTGGTTTGGAAAGGAGTCTTTATGGAGCGTTCACCTGTTCGTACGACTATCCAGGCAGAATCCGGTATTCCGTTCCGCTTGGTGTACAGCGATACAAAATCCCCTCAAAACGAATTGCCGGATCACCTTCACGATTGGCATGAGATTATCTATGTATATCGTGGTCAGGGCAGCATCTTTATTGATACAGGACTTGAGGATATGCAGGAAGGAGATCTGTTCATTATCCCAGGCAGTACGGTTCACCGCGCCTTGCCGGATGCAGGCAACCCTGTCACATCTTCCGCTTTGTTCTTCAGCCCGGGATTGCTGGCATCGACCGCCGGGGGAGCTGCTTCTTCCTTGCTGAGTCTGTTTGAACGTTGTCGCAGACAACGGGTGTATAAGAGACATCTGGACACAGAAGAGCAATCACAGGTGGCCGCCCTTATTGATGATATTCAGACCGAATTTCAGCTCGGACATCATCTGAGTGCACATGCGGCCCTGTTAAGGCTGCAACTATTGCTTATTTTTCTGGAACGTCTGGAAGCCTCGGGACCTGCGAATCCGAGTAAATCTACTCCCGGTCCCTCGTGGCTCTCTTCTACGATCTCTCATATTGACGATAACCTTCGGAATGGCCTGTCCCTCCCTGAACTGGCCCAGTACGCCTCTGTATCCCCTGCTCATTTCAGCCGTGCCTTCAAACGATACACGGGCATGACTCTGACGGATTACGCATTAGCGCGAAGGGTCATTATGGCGAAAGAACATCTGGTGCAAGGCGATGAGACAATGGCAGCCGTAGCTGATGCTTGCGGGTTTGACAGCCTGCCCCACTTTTACCGTCAATTCAAAAAATTAACCGGCACAACGCCCGCAGCTTACCGCAGAACCATGAACAGCTCACGTTAA